A stretch of the Oncorhynchus clarkii lewisi isolate Uvic-CL-2024 chromosome 9, UVic_Ocla_1.0, whole genome shotgun sequence genome encodes the following:
- the LOC139416175 gene encoding mitogen-activated protein kinase kinase kinase kinase 2 isoform X1: protein MDTTIGVSFLDPLNDYELIRRIGSGTYGDVFKARNIKSSAMAAIKIVKLDPGDDITSIQQEITMMKECKHKNIVAYFGSYHRNTKLWICMEYCGGGSLQDIYHVTGPLKEKQIAYICRETLQGLYHLHETSKMHRDIKGANILITERGDVKLADFGVAAEISASVAKRKSFIGTPYWMAPEVAAVEKKGGYNHLCDIWAVGITAIELAELQPPMFDLHPMRALMLMSKSSFQPPRLKDKTKWSAGFQSFVKMSLIKNPRKRPSSETLLQHPFVTQLLTRNLIIELLDMANNPDLHSTHGMDDNDMENVEAAPDKIQSAGKHLPVERTLSEQQFDQMKFGPPLRKVTEPYPDMQSSYEDDWDLSEDETESPSLLECVEEALQLRSLTIKRVPSTDGGKVGRKSGLFSPSTASLPAIGSFCPTLEDKDLTLRPSSTLGPDSTPNNSMSVLARCSATQDISRQWCSDPSVSEGSAVQAEKKTGGVASPSRETSLSPEWSTLRRKTEDSRADCHGLPPTPQVHMGACFSKVFNGCPLKIHCAVTWILPKTRDQYLILGAEEGVYTLNLNELHEDTLEKLLPQRCAWLYVMNNVLMSVSGKSSQLYSHSLMSLFEQRGHKQQKQSHLSLSTNRLTERINPSRKYAVTVKIPDTKSCRRCSVARNPYTDSTFLCGAVPSGLVLLLWYDPMQKFMQLKHIDIRLPDPLPIFELLVLVTDEFPQLCVGVRDCTAQKGKLPTNQQLKFDIVELNGTPNSSPESMPVGAGPGAVQATQLDRDTVLIALEKTVKIVTLQGLPSKELAFELVFDFPIETLICLQDSVLAFWKHGLKGRSLHTNEVTQEITDESRVFRVLGTNRDIVLQSTPTEDPSAMSNLYILTGHESSY from the exons ATGGATACTACTATTGGAGTCTCGTTTTTGGACCCGTTGAATGATTACGAGTTAATTCGTCGTATTGGGAGTGGCACGTACGGAGATGTGTTCAAG GCTCGCAACATCAAGAGTTCGGCAATGGCAGCCATCAAAATAGTCAAACTGGATCCTG GTGATGACATCACATCCATCCAGCAGGAGATCACTATGATGAAGGAATGCAAGCACAAGAACATTGTGGCCTATTTCGGCAGCTATCACAG AAACACTAAATTGTGGATATGTATGGAGTACTGTGGAGGGGGGTCGTTACAAGACATTTACCACG TGACTGGGCCCTTAAAGGAGAAGCAGATAGCCTACATCTGCAGAGAAACCCTCCAG ggcttGTACCACCTGCACGAAACAAGCAAAATGCATAGAGACATAAAG GGAGCAAATATCCTTATCACAGAACGAGGAGATGTCAAACTGG CCGATTTTGGAGTTGCTGCAGAGATCAGTGCTTCTGTAGCCAAGAGGAAGTCTTTTATAGGAACTCCCTACTG GATGGCACCGGAGGTGGCAGCAGTGGAGAAAAAGGGCGGGTACAACCATCTGTGTGACATCTGGGCGGTGGGCATCACGGCCATCGAGCTGGCAGAGCTCCAGCCGCCCATGTTTGACCTCCACCCTATGAG AGCCTTGATGTTAATGTCGAAAAGCAGCTTCCAGCCACCCAGGCTCAAGGACAAGACCAAGTG gtctGCGGGGTTCCAGAGCTTTGTGAAGATGTCCCTCATTAAGAACCCCAGGAAGAGACCGTCGTCCGAGACTTTACTGCAG CATCCGTTTGTGACCCAGCTACTGACTCGTAACCTGATCATTGAGCTGCTGGACATGGCCAACAACCCGGACCTCCACTCCACACACGGCATGGATGATAACGACATGGAG AATGTAGAAGCTGCTCCTGATAAGATCCAGTCTGCAGGAAAACACCTGCCCGTGGAGAGGACTCTGTCTGAACAGCAGT TTGACCAAATGAAGTTTGGGCCCCCGTTGAGGAAAGTCACAGAGCCTTATCCTGATATG CAAAGCTCGTATGAAGACGATTGGGACCTCTCAGAAGATGAAACTGAATCACC GAGCCTGTTAGAATGTGTGGAGGAAGCTCTGCAGCTGAG GAGCTTAACCATCAAAAGAGTGCCATCTACTGAC GGGGGTAAAGTTGGGAGGAAGAGTGGGTTGTTCAGCCCTTCCACAGCCTCCCTGCCTGCCATCGGCTCCTTCTGTCCCACCCTGGAGGACAAGGACCTCACCCTCCGCCCAAGCTCCACCCTGGGGCCCGACTCCACACCCAACAACTCCATGTCAG TCTTGGCCAGGTGCTCTGCTACCCAGGACATCAGCAGACAGTGGTGCAGTGACCCCAGTGTTTCTGAGGGGAGCGCCGTGCAGGCGGAGAAGAAGACAGGGGGAGTGGCCTCTCCGAGCAgggaaacctctctctctccagagtggAGCACACTGAGGAGAAAGACCGAGGACTCT AGAGCTGATTGTCATGGACTCCCTCCTACCCCTCAAGTCCAT ATGGGTGCCTGTTTCTCCAAAGTCTTCAATGGTTGTCCTCTGAAGATCCACTGCGCTGTGACCTGGATCCTCCCGAAAACCAGAG ATCAGTACCTTATTCTGGGTGCAGAGGAGGGTGTATATACTCTCAACCTCAACGAGCTCCACGAGGACACTCTGGAGAAG TTGCTCCCGCAGAGATGTGCCTGGCTGTATGTCATGAACAACGTTTTGATGTCCGTATCAG GGAAGTCGTCCCAGCTGTACTCCCACAGTCTGATGTCTCTGTTTGAACAGAGAGGTCACAAGCAGCAGAAACAGAGTCACCTGTCCCTCAGTACCAACCGCCTCACTGAGAGGATCAACCCCag CAGGAAATATGCTGTAACTGTGAAGATACCAGACACTAAAAGCTGTCGAAGATGCAGTGTGG caaGGAACCCATACACAGACAGCACGTTCCTGTGTGGGGCTGTGCCGTCAGGTCTAGTTCTACTCTTGTGGTATGACCCCATGCAGAAATTTATGCAGCTCAAG catATAGACATACGTCTACCAGATCCGCTCCCTATCTTTGAGCTACTGGTGTTAGTGACAGATGAGTTTCCACagttgtgtgttggtgtgagaGACTGCACTGCTCAGAAAGGGAAACTGCCAACCAACCAGCAACTGAAGTTTGATATCGTAGAGTTGAACGGCACACCAAACTCTTCACCAG AGAGTATGCCTGTCGGAGCCGGACCGGGAGCCGTGCAGGCGACACAGCTGGACAGAGACACGGTTCTCATTGCACTGGAGA AGACTGTGAAGATTGTCACCCTGCAAGGGCTTCCTTCCAAGGAGCTGGCTTTTGAACTGGTCTTTGACTTCCCCATTGAAACACTAA TTTGTTTACAGGACAGTGTTCTGGCTTTCTGGAAGCATGGTCTTAAAGGGAGGAGTCTTCACACAAATGAG GTCACGCAGGAGATTACAGACGAAAGCAGAGTATTCCGGGTCTTGGGGACGAACAG GGATATTGTCCTTCAGAGTACCCCCACAGAGGACCCATCAGCAATGAGCAACCTCTATATCCTGACTGGCCATGAAAGCAGCTACTAA
- the LOC139416175 gene encoding mitogen-activated protein kinase kinase kinase kinase 2 isoform X2: MDTTIGVSFLDPLNDYELIRRIGSGTYGDVFKARNIKSSAMAAIKIVKLDPGDDITSIQQEITMMKECKHKNIVAYFGSYHRNTKLWICMEYCGGGSLQDIYHVTGPLKEKQIAYICRETLQGLYHLHETSKMHRDIKGANILITERGDVKLADFGVAAEISASVAKRKSFIGTPYWMAPEVAAVEKKGGYNHLCDIWAVGITAIELAELQPPMFDLHPMRALMLMSKSSFQPPRLKDKTKWSAGFQSFVKMSLIKNPRKRPSSETLLQHPFVTQLLTRNLIIELLDMANNPDLHSTHGMDDNDMENVEAAPDKIQSAGKHLPVERTLSEQQFDQMKFGPPLRKVTEPYPDMQSSYEDDWDLSEDETESPSLLECVEEALQLRSLTIKRVPSTDGGKVGRKSGLFSPSTASLPAIGSFCPTLEDKDLTLRPSSTLGPDSTPNNSMSVLARCSATQDISRQWCSDPSVSEGSAVQAEKKTGGVASPSRETSLSPEWSTLRRKTEDSRADCHGLPPTPQVHMGACFSKVFNGCPLKIHCAVTWILPKTRDQYLILGAEEGVYTLNLNELHEDTLEKLLPQRCAWLYVMNNVLMSVSGKSSQLYSHSLMSLFEQRGHKQQKQSHLSLSTNRLTERINPRKYAVTVKIPDTKSCRRCSVARNPYTDSTFLCGAVPSGLVLLLWYDPMQKFMQLKHIDIRLPDPLPIFELLVLVTDEFPQLCVGVRDCTAQKGKLPTNQQLKFDIVELNGTPNSSPESMPVGAGPGAVQATQLDRDTVLIALEKTVKIVTLQGLPSKELAFELVFDFPIETLICLQDSVLAFWKHGLKGRSLHTNEVTQEITDESRVFRVLGTNRDIVLQSTPTEDPSAMSNLYILTGHESSY, translated from the exons ATGGATACTACTATTGGAGTCTCGTTTTTGGACCCGTTGAATGATTACGAGTTAATTCGTCGTATTGGGAGTGGCACGTACGGAGATGTGTTCAAG GCTCGCAACATCAAGAGTTCGGCAATGGCAGCCATCAAAATAGTCAAACTGGATCCTG GTGATGACATCACATCCATCCAGCAGGAGATCACTATGATGAAGGAATGCAAGCACAAGAACATTGTGGCCTATTTCGGCAGCTATCACAG AAACACTAAATTGTGGATATGTATGGAGTACTGTGGAGGGGGGTCGTTACAAGACATTTACCACG TGACTGGGCCCTTAAAGGAGAAGCAGATAGCCTACATCTGCAGAGAAACCCTCCAG ggcttGTACCACCTGCACGAAACAAGCAAAATGCATAGAGACATAAAG GGAGCAAATATCCTTATCACAGAACGAGGAGATGTCAAACTGG CCGATTTTGGAGTTGCTGCAGAGATCAGTGCTTCTGTAGCCAAGAGGAAGTCTTTTATAGGAACTCCCTACTG GATGGCACCGGAGGTGGCAGCAGTGGAGAAAAAGGGCGGGTACAACCATCTGTGTGACATCTGGGCGGTGGGCATCACGGCCATCGAGCTGGCAGAGCTCCAGCCGCCCATGTTTGACCTCCACCCTATGAG AGCCTTGATGTTAATGTCGAAAAGCAGCTTCCAGCCACCCAGGCTCAAGGACAAGACCAAGTG gtctGCGGGGTTCCAGAGCTTTGTGAAGATGTCCCTCATTAAGAACCCCAGGAAGAGACCGTCGTCCGAGACTTTACTGCAG CATCCGTTTGTGACCCAGCTACTGACTCGTAACCTGATCATTGAGCTGCTGGACATGGCCAACAACCCGGACCTCCACTCCACACACGGCATGGATGATAACGACATGGAG AATGTAGAAGCTGCTCCTGATAAGATCCAGTCTGCAGGAAAACACCTGCCCGTGGAGAGGACTCTGTCTGAACAGCAGT TTGACCAAATGAAGTTTGGGCCCCCGTTGAGGAAAGTCACAGAGCCTTATCCTGATATG CAAAGCTCGTATGAAGACGATTGGGACCTCTCAGAAGATGAAACTGAATCACC GAGCCTGTTAGAATGTGTGGAGGAAGCTCTGCAGCTGAG GAGCTTAACCATCAAAAGAGTGCCATCTACTGAC GGGGGTAAAGTTGGGAGGAAGAGTGGGTTGTTCAGCCCTTCCACAGCCTCCCTGCCTGCCATCGGCTCCTTCTGTCCCACCCTGGAGGACAAGGACCTCACCCTCCGCCCAAGCTCCACCCTGGGGCCCGACTCCACACCCAACAACTCCATGTCAG TCTTGGCCAGGTGCTCTGCTACCCAGGACATCAGCAGACAGTGGTGCAGTGACCCCAGTGTTTCTGAGGGGAGCGCCGTGCAGGCGGAGAAGAAGACAGGGGGAGTGGCCTCTCCGAGCAgggaaacctctctctctccagagtggAGCACACTGAGGAGAAAGACCGAGGACTCT AGAGCTGATTGTCATGGACTCCCTCCTACCCCTCAAGTCCAT ATGGGTGCCTGTTTCTCCAAAGTCTTCAATGGTTGTCCTCTGAAGATCCACTGCGCTGTGACCTGGATCCTCCCGAAAACCAGAG ATCAGTACCTTATTCTGGGTGCAGAGGAGGGTGTATATACTCTCAACCTCAACGAGCTCCACGAGGACACTCTGGAGAAG TTGCTCCCGCAGAGATGTGCCTGGCTGTATGTCATGAACAACGTTTTGATGTCCGTATCAG GGAAGTCGTCCCAGCTGTACTCCCACAGTCTGATGTCTCTGTTTGAACAGAGAGGTCACAAGCAGCAGAAACAGAGTCACCTGTCCCTCAGTACCAACCGCCTCACTGAGAGGATCAACCCCag GAAATATGCTGTAACTGTGAAGATACCAGACACTAAAAGCTGTCGAAGATGCAGTGTGG caaGGAACCCATACACAGACAGCACGTTCCTGTGTGGGGCTGTGCCGTCAGGTCTAGTTCTACTCTTGTGGTATGACCCCATGCAGAAATTTATGCAGCTCAAG catATAGACATACGTCTACCAGATCCGCTCCCTATCTTTGAGCTACTGGTGTTAGTGACAGATGAGTTTCCACagttgtgtgttggtgtgagaGACTGCACTGCTCAGAAAGGGAAACTGCCAACCAACCAGCAACTGAAGTTTGATATCGTAGAGTTGAACGGCACACCAAACTCTTCACCAG AGAGTATGCCTGTCGGAGCCGGACCGGGAGCCGTGCAGGCGACACAGCTGGACAGAGACACGGTTCTCATTGCACTGGAGA AGACTGTGAAGATTGTCACCCTGCAAGGGCTTCCTTCCAAGGAGCTGGCTTTTGAACTGGTCTTTGACTTCCCCATTGAAACACTAA TTTGTTTACAGGACAGTGTTCTGGCTTTCTGGAAGCATGGTCTTAAAGGGAGGAGTCTTCACACAAATGAG GTCACGCAGGAGATTACAGACGAAAGCAGAGTATTCCGGGTCTTGGGGACGAACAG GGATATTGTCCTTCAGAGTACCCCCACAGAGGACCCATCAGCAATGAGCAACCTCTATATCCTGACTGGCCATGAAAGCAGCTACTAA
- the LOC139416175 gene encoding mitogen-activated protein kinase kinase kinase kinase 2 isoform X3 codes for MDTTIGVSFLDPLNDYELIRRIGSGTYGDVFKARNIKSSAMAAIKIVKLDPGDDITSIQQEITMMKECKHKNIVAYFGSYHRNTKLWICMEYCGGGSLQDIYHVTGPLKEKQIAYICRETLQGLYHLHETSKMHRDIKGANILITERGDVKLADFGVAAEISASVAKRKSFIGTPYWMAPEVAAVEKKGGYNHLCDIWAVGITAIELAELQPPMFDLHPMRALMLMSKSSFQPPRLKDKTKWSAGFQSFVKMSLIKNPRKRPSSETLLQHPFVTQLLTRNLIIELLDMANNPDLHSTHGMDDNDMENVEAAPDKIQSAGKHLPVERTLSEQQFDQMKFGPPLRKVTEPYPDMQSSYEDDWDLSEDETESPSLLECVEEALQLRSLTIKRVPSTDGGKVGRKSGLFSPSTASLPAIGSFCPTLEDKDLTLRPSSTLGPDSTPNNSMSVLARCSATQDISRQWCSDPSVSEGSAVQAEKKTGGVASPSRETSLSPEWSTLRRKTEDSMGACFSKVFNGCPLKIHCAVTWILPKTRDQYLILGAEEGVYTLNLNELHEDTLEKLLPQRCAWLYVMNNVLMSVSGKSSQLYSHSLMSLFEQRGHKQQKQSHLSLSTNRLTERINPSRKYAVTVKIPDTKSCRRCSVARNPYTDSTFLCGAVPSGLVLLLWYDPMQKFMQLKHIDIRLPDPLPIFELLVLVTDEFPQLCVGVRDCTAQKGKLPTNQQLKFDIVELNGTPNSSPESMPVGAGPGAVQATQLDRDTVLIALEKTVKIVTLQGLPSKELAFELVFDFPIETLICLQDSVLAFWKHGLKGRSLHTNEVTQEITDESRVFRVLGTNRDIVLQSTPTEDPSAMSNLYILTGHESSY; via the exons ATGGATACTACTATTGGAGTCTCGTTTTTGGACCCGTTGAATGATTACGAGTTAATTCGTCGTATTGGGAGTGGCACGTACGGAGATGTGTTCAAG GCTCGCAACATCAAGAGTTCGGCAATGGCAGCCATCAAAATAGTCAAACTGGATCCTG GTGATGACATCACATCCATCCAGCAGGAGATCACTATGATGAAGGAATGCAAGCACAAGAACATTGTGGCCTATTTCGGCAGCTATCACAG AAACACTAAATTGTGGATATGTATGGAGTACTGTGGAGGGGGGTCGTTACAAGACATTTACCACG TGACTGGGCCCTTAAAGGAGAAGCAGATAGCCTACATCTGCAGAGAAACCCTCCAG ggcttGTACCACCTGCACGAAACAAGCAAAATGCATAGAGACATAAAG GGAGCAAATATCCTTATCACAGAACGAGGAGATGTCAAACTGG CCGATTTTGGAGTTGCTGCAGAGATCAGTGCTTCTGTAGCCAAGAGGAAGTCTTTTATAGGAACTCCCTACTG GATGGCACCGGAGGTGGCAGCAGTGGAGAAAAAGGGCGGGTACAACCATCTGTGTGACATCTGGGCGGTGGGCATCACGGCCATCGAGCTGGCAGAGCTCCAGCCGCCCATGTTTGACCTCCACCCTATGAG AGCCTTGATGTTAATGTCGAAAAGCAGCTTCCAGCCACCCAGGCTCAAGGACAAGACCAAGTG gtctGCGGGGTTCCAGAGCTTTGTGAAGATGTCCCTCATTAAGAACCCCAGGAAGAGACCGTCGTCCGAGACTTTACTGCAG CATCCGTTTGTGACCCAGCTACTGACTCGTAACCTGATCATTGAGCTGCTGGACATGGCCAACAACCCGGACCTCCACTCCACACACGGCATGGATGATAACGACATGGAG AATGTAGAAGCTGCTCCTGATAAGATCCAGTCTGCAGGAAAACACCTGCCCGTGGAGAGGACTCTGTCTGAACAGCAGT TTGACCAAATGAAGTTTGGGCCCCCGTTGAGGAAAGTCACAGAGCCTTATCCTGATATG CAAAGCTCGTATGAAGACGATTGGGACCTCTCAGAAGATGAAACTGAATCACC GAGCCTGTTAGAATGTGTGGAGGAAGCTCTGCAGCTGAG GAGCTTAACCATCAAAAGAGTGCCATCTACTGAC GGGGGTAAAGTTGGGAGGAAGAGTGGGTTGTTCAGCCCTTCCACAGCCTCCCTGCCTGCCATCGGCTCCTTCTGTCCCACCCTGGAGGACAAGGACCTCACCCTCCGCCCAAGCTCCACCCTGGGGCCCGACTCCACACCCAACAACTCCATGTCAG TCTTGGCCAGGTGCTCTGCTACCCAGGACATCAGCAGACAGTGGTGCAGTGACCCCAGTGTTTCTGAGGGGAGCGCCGTGCAGGCGGAGAAGAAGACAGGGGGAGTGGCCTCTCCGAGCAgggaaacctctctctctccagagtggAGCACACTGAGGAGAAAGACCGAGGACTCT ATGGGTGCCTGTTTCTCCAAAGTCTTCAATGGTTGTCCTCTGAAGATCCACTGCGCTGTGACCTGGATCCTCCCGAAAACCAGAG ATCAGTACCTTATTCTGGGTGCAGAGGAGGGTGTATATACTCTCAACCTCAACGAGCTCCACGAGGACACTCTGGAGAAG TTGCTCCCGCAGAGATGTGCCTGGCTGTATGTCATGAACAACGTTTTGATGTCCGTATCAG GGAAGTCGTCCCAGCTGTACTCCCACAGTCTGATGTCTCTGTTTGAACAGAGAGGTCACAAGCAGCAGAAACAGAGTCACCTGTCCCTCAGTACCAACCGCCTCACTGAGAGGATCAACCCCag CAGGAAATATGCTGTAACTGTGAAGATACCAGACACTAAAAGCTGTCGAAGATGCAGTGTGG caaGGAACCCATACACAGACAGCACGTTCCTGTGTGGGGCTGTGCCGTCAGGTCTAGTTCTACTCTTGTGGTATGACCCCATGCAGAAATTTATGCAGCTCAAG catATAGACATACGTCTACCAGATCCGCTCCCTATCTTTGAGCTACTGGTGTTAGTGACAGATGAGTTTCCACagttgtgtgttggtgtgagaGACTGCACTGCTCAGAAAGGGAAACTGCCAACCAACCAGCAACTGAAGTTTGATATCGTAGAGTTGAACGGCACACCAAACTCTTCACCAG AGAGTATGCCTGTCGGAGCCGGACCGGGAGCCGTGCAGGCGACACAGCTGGACAGAGACACGGTTCTCATTGCACTGGAGA AGACTGTGAAGATTGTCACCCTGCAAGGGCTTCCTTCCAAGGAGCTGGCTTTTGAACTGGTCTTTGACTTCCCCATTGAAACACTAA TTTGTTTACAGGACAGTGTTCTGGCTTTCTGGAAGCATGGTCTTAAAGGGAGGAGTCTTCACACAAATGAG GTCACGCAGGAGATTACAGACGAAAGCAGAGTATTCCGGGTCTTGGGGACGAACAG GGATATTGTCCTTCAGAGTACCCCCACAGAGGACCCATCAGCAATGAGCAACCTCTATATCCTGACTGGCCATGAAAGCAGCTACTAA
- the LOC139416177 gene encoding menin-like, translated as MGLHSAQKKHFPLKGIGGVVALFEAELRKSEPDLALLSLVLGFAEHFLAVNRVIPINVPGVCFEPLELDCPNSCFPTVELGMLSALHERFAAQIRGAVDLSQYRRPAGGSSRELVKKVSDVIWNSLSRSYFKDRAHIQSLFSLITGTKLDSSGVAFAVVAACQVLGLLDVHLALSEDHAWVIFGKNGEETAEVTWHGKGNEDRRGQTVAAGVGERSWLYLKGSYMKCNRNMEVAFMVCAINPSLDLHTDSSEMLQLQQRLLWLLYERGDLERYPMAMGTLADLEDQEPIPGKESPHAIHLKAVNSAKKYYNNEHIYPFMYLAGYHYRHREVREALGAWAEAAQVMQDYNYFREDEEIYKEFFDIANDVIPTLLKETAAAAESGEGSEGGEKDQPIQASALQDPECFAHLLRFYDGICKWEEGSPTPVLHVGWATYLVQSLSRFDPQIRQRVSIITKEPEPQDDDDQSSEDPREGRRRGPRRESRLEDQASPPTQSTPTTPVPPPTQPNQAKKVGGEGGTRRRSSGLRAGDPEGKAKSSSPVPSPLKQLPSPSGSPLVAFRSKKMKGMKELLSAPKVNASAIKLQLTAQSQVQMKRQKSTPSGDYTMSFMKRQRKSL; from the exons ATGGGGCTACACTCAGCCCAGAAGAAGCACTTTCCCCTGAAGGGGATTGGTGGCGTGGTTGCCCTGTTTGAAGCGGAGCTCCGTAAATCTGAACCGGACCTAGCCCTTCTCTCATTGGTCCTGGGCTTTGCAGAACACTTCCTGGCTGTCAACCGGGTCATACCAATTAACGTCCCGGGGGTGTGCTTTGAGCCGCTGGAGCTAGACTGCCCAAACTCCTGCTTTCCTACAGTGGAGTTAGGGATGCTATCGGCCCTGCACGAGCGCTTCGCAGCCCAGATCCGGGGCGCTGTGGATCTGTCCCAGTACCGCAGGCCTGCTGGCGGGTCCAGCAGGGAACTGGTGAAGAAAGTATCTGATGTCATCTGGAACAGCCTGAGCCGCTCCTACTTTAAGGACCGCGCCCACATCCAGTCCCTCTTCAGTCTCATCACTG GCACAAAGCTGGACAGCTCGGGGGTGGCGTTtgcggtggtggcagcatgccaGGTGCTGGGGCTGCTGGACGTGCACCTGGCCCTGTCCGAGGACCACGCCTGGGTCATCTTTGGCAAGAACGGAGAGGAGACTGCAGAGGTCACCTGGCACGGAAAGGGCAACGAGGACCGGAGGGGGCAGACAGTTGCTGCCGGTGTCGGTGAGAGG aGCTGGCTGTACTTAAAGGGCTCCTATATGAAGTGTAACAGGAACATGGAGGTGGCCTTCATGGTGTGTGCCATCAACCCCTCTCTGGACCTGCACACTGACAGCTCCGAGATGCTACAACTTCAGCAG AGGCTTCTATGGCTGCTGTACGAGCGAGGAGACCTGGAAAG ATACCCCATGGCCATGGGCACCCTGGCAGACTTGGAGGACCAGGAGCCCATCCCTGGCAAAGAGAGCCCCCACGCCATCCACCTTAAA GCTGTGAACTCTGCTAAGAAGTACTACAACAACGAGCACATCTACCCCTTCATGTACCTGGCCGGCTACCACTACAGACACAGGGAGGTCCGGGAGGCCTTGGGGGCCTGGGCCGAGGCTGCACAGGTCATGCAGGA CTACAACTACTTCCGCGAGGACGAAGAGATCTACAAGGAGTTTTTCGACATTGCCAACGACGTCATCCCCACCCTGCTGAAGGAGACGGCTGCAGCCGCCGAGAGCGgagaagggagcgagggaggagagaag GACCAGCCCATACAGGCCTCTGCCCTCCAGGACCCAGAATGCTTTGCCCACCTGTTGCGTTTCTATGACGGCATCTGTAAGTGGGAGGAGGGAAGCCCCACCCCTGTCCTTCATGTTGGCTGGGCCACCTACCTGGTCCAGTCCCTCAGTCGCTTTGACCCACAG ATCCGTCAGAGGGTGTCCATCATCACCAAAGAGCCTGAGCCCCAGGACGACGATGACCAATCCAGTGAGGACCCTCGCGAAGGCCGGAGACGTGGCCCGAGGCGTGAGTCCAGACTGGAAGACCAAGCTTCCCCTCCAACACaatccacccccaccacccctgtCCCAccaccaacccaacccaaccaggCTAAGAAAGTAGGTGGAGAGGGCGGGACGCGGCGTCGCTCTTCAGGGCTCCGCGCTGGAGACCCCGAAGGCAAGGCCAAGTCATCCAGCCCGGTGCCCTCTCCTCTCAAGCAGCTGCCCTCCCCCAGTGGGAGTCCCCTGGTGGCCTTCCGGAGCAAGAAGATGAAGGGCATGAAGGAGCTGCTGTCTGCACCCAAGGTCAACGCCAGCGCCATCAAGCTCCAGCTCACCGCCCAGTCACAGGTGCAGATGAAGAGGCAGAAGAGCACTCCGTCGGGTGACTACACCATGTCCTTTATGAAGCGCCAGCGTAAATCTCTGTAG